A region of Vitis vinifera cultivar Pinot Noir 40024 chromosome 13, ASM3070453v1 DNA encodes the following proteins:
- the LOC100264871 gene encoding clustered mitochondria protein encodes MAGKSNKGRNRRGSHSATNSSEPVGSSDSQMKDNVTASGSNQAEANGVMATAESNSTNSEVKESETANTKDGSKQGEINLYPVSVKTQGGEKLELQLNPGDSVMDVRQFLLDAPETCFFTCYDLLLHTKDGSVHHLEDYNEISEVADITTGDCSLEMVAALYDDRSIRAHVNRARELLSLSSLHASLSTSLALQHETSQTTASSSGDPVKTEVPELDGLGFMDNVAGSLSNLLSSHSKEIKCVESIVFSSFNPPPSNRRLVGDLIYLDVVTLEGNKFCITGTTKVFYVNSSTGNTLDPRLSKSTFEATTLIGLLQKISSKFKKAFREILERKASAHPFENVQSLLPPSSWLGLYPVPDHIRDAARAEEALTLSYGSELIGMQRDWNEELQSCREFPHTSPQERILRDRALYKVTSDFVDAAISGAIGVISRCIPPINPTDPECFHMYVHNNIFFSFAVDADLDQLSKKRASDPISKVESRNLSHNSSEKASNDLLHGTSGTSNGENCDGSMKLELNGVQELAPDVSSETQSIDSEQATYASANNDLKGTKAYQEADVPGLYNLAMAIIDYRGHRVVAQSVLPGILQGDKSDSLLYGSVDNGKKICWNEDFHSKVLEAAKHLHLKEHTVRDGSGNVFKLAAPVECKGIVGSDDRHYLLDLMRVTPRDANYTGPGSRFCILRPELITAFCQAEVAERLKRKTKSGGEVHVASDSPKASSVDEQVRTDANDAVASDSQDLTIEGKIEAAPDSASAHAESTESCEEMFFNPNVFTEFKLAGSPEEIAADEENVRKASSHLTDVVLPKFIQDLCTLEVSPMDGQTLTEALHAHGINVRYIGKVADRTKHLPHLWELCSNEIVVRSAKHILKDVLRNTEDHDIGPAISHFFNCFFGSYQAVGVKATANSTQARTSKKDHAGHHTSSRSSKAQAKWKAGASARKNQSSYMNVSSDSLWLDILEFAKLKYEFELPEDARARVKKVSVIRNLCQKVGITIAARKYDLDSASPFQTADILNLQPVVKHSVPVCSEAKDLVETGKVQLAEGMLTEAYTLFSEAFSILQQVTGPMHREVANCCRYLAMVLYHAGDMAGAIMQQHKELIINERCLGLDHPDTAHSYGNMALFYHGLNQTELALRHMSRALLLLSLSSGPDHPDVAATFINVAMMYQDIGKMNTALRYLQEALKKNERLLGEEHIQTAVCYHALAIAFNCMGAFKLSHQHEKKTYEILVKQLGEEDSRTRDSQNWMKTFKMREIQLNAQKQKGQALNAASAQKAIDILKSNPDLMHAFQAAAAAGGSGSSGASASKSLNAAVIGDAVPRGRGIDERAARAAAEVRKKAAARGLLIRPHGVPVQAFPPLTQLLNIINSGMTPDAVDNDEAEAAKKEANGHQGNEPADSKNEPPPKSGKEPADAKSEQPKSGKDDQAPVGLGKGLASLDGKKQKTKPKVAA; translated from the exons GTGAAATTAATCTTTATCCTGTTTCTGTCAAAACACAAGGGGGTGAGAAACTGGAACTGCAA TTAAACCCAGGTGATTCTGTTATGGATGTGCGGCAGTTCCTTCTTGATGCTCCAGAGACCTGTTTCTTTACCTGCTATGATTTATTACTGCACACTAAGGATGGTTCAGTTCATCATCTGGAAGATTACAATGAAATCTCTGAAGTTGCTGACATTACTACTGGTGATTGCTCGTTGGAGATGGTTGCTG CGTTATATGATGATAGGTCTATCAGAGCCCATGTTAATCGTGCACGAGAATTGCTCTCTCTTTCCTCACTTCATGCATCATTATCAACATCACTTGCCTTACAGCATGAGACATCCCAAACTACAGCTTCAAGTTCAGGAG ATCCAGTGAAAACAGAAGTTCCAGAGCTTGACGGTTTGGGTTTCATGGACAATGTTGCTGGTTCCCTAAGTAATTTGTTATCTTCTCATTCAAAGGAGATCAAATGTGTGGAGAGTATTGTGTTTTCGTCCTTCAATCCTCCTCCAAGCAATAGGAG GCTTGTTGGAGATTTGATTTATCTGGATGTAGTAACATTGGAgggtaataaattttgtattacGGGAACCACAAAAGTGTTTTATGTAAACTCAAGCACGGGAAATACCCTCGACCCAAGGCTGAGTAAATCTACATTTGAAGCTACCACCCTTATTGGTCTCCTACAAAAAATTAGCTCAAAGTTCAAGAAAG CTTTTCGGGAAATTTTGGAGCGGAAAGCCTCTGCACATCCTTTTGAGAATGTTCAATCTCTCTTGCCACCAAGTTCATGGTTGGGATTGTACCCAGTTCCTG ATCACATACGTGATGCAGCAAGAGCTGAGGAAGCATTGACCCTTTCTTATGGAAGTGAGCTAATTGGCATGCAAAGAGACTGGAATGAGGAATTGCAATCTTGCCGGGAGTTTCCCCATACATCTCCTCAGGAAAG GATCTTGCGGGATAGGGCCCTTTACAAAGTGACTTCTGACTTCGTTGATGCAGCAATAAGTGGTGCTATTGGAGTCATCAGCAGATGTATACCCCCAATAAATCCTACTGATCCAGAATGCTTTCACAT GTATGTTCACAACAATATATTCTTCAGTTTTGCCGTTGATGCGGACCTTGATCAGTTGTCTAAGAAGCGTGCATCAGATCCTATTTCAAAGGTTGAGAGCAGAAACTTGTCACACAATTCATCTGAAAAGGCTTCCAATGATTTGTTGCATGGAACTAGTGGAACTTCCAATGGGGAAAATTGTGATGGCTCAATGAAACTGGAACTTAATGGTGTACAGGAGTTGGCTCCTGATGTTTCTTCTGAGACTCAATCGATCGACAGTGAGCAGGCTACTTATGCCTCTGCAAATAATGATTTGAAAGGCACCAAAGCATACCAGGAAGCTGATGTTCCTGGACTTTATAACCTTGCTATGGCCATTATTGATTACAGGGGTCATAGAGTTGTAGCTCAG AGTGTTTTACCTGGCATCCTTCAAGGGGATAAATCAGACTCTCTTCTGTATGGTTCGGTTGACAATGGCAAGAAAATATGCTGGAATGAAGACTTTCATTCCAAG GTATTAGAGGCAGCCAAACACCTTCATTTGAAGGAACATACAGTCCGTGACGGTTCTGGGAATGTTTTCAAATTAGCTGCACCAGTGGAATGCAAGGGCATTGTTGGTAGTGATGACAG GCACTATCTTTTGGACCTCATGAGAGTAACTCCTCGTGATGCAAACTATACTGGACCTGGGTCCCGATTTTGTATTCTGAGACCAGAATTGATCACTGCCTTTTGCCAG GCTGAAGTGGCagaaagattaaaaagaaagacTAAATCTGGGGGTGAGGTTCATGTAGCCTCTGATTCTCCAAAAGCTTCTAGTGTTGATGAACAAGTGAGAACTGATGCAAATGATGCTGTAGCTTCTGATTCTCAG GATTTGACAATTGAAGGGAAGATTGAGGCTGCCCCAGACTCTGCTTCTGCACATGCTGAAAGCACTGAATCGTGTGAGGAAATGTTTTTTAACCCTAATGTCTTTACCGAGTTTAAGTTGGCTGGGAGTCCAGag GAGATTGCTGCTGATGAAGAAAATGTGAGGAAAGCTAGTTCTCATCTTACAGATGTTGTACTTCCCAAGTTCATACAAGATCTTTGCACCCTTGAAGTGTCACCCATGGATGGGCAAACATTGACAGAAGCACTCCATGCTCATGGAATCAATGTTCGCTATATTGGAAAA GTAGCTGATAGGACCAAACATTTACCTCATCTATGGGAGCTTTGTTCCAACGAGATTGTAGTTAGGTCTGCAAAGCACATTCTGAAG GATGTTTTGAGAAATACTGAGGATCATGATATTGGGCCTGCAATCTCACATTTCTTCAACTGTTTCTTTGGAAGTTATCAAGCTGTTGGTGTAAAAGCTACTGCTAATAGTACACAAGCCAGAACCTCAAAAAAG GACCATGCGGGGCATCATACTTCAAGCAGGTCTTCTAAAGCTCAAGCCAAGTGGAAAGCTGGAGCATCTGCAAGAAAGAATCAATCCTCATATATGAATGTTAGCTCAGACAGTTTGTGGCTTGACATTCTGGAATTTGCAAAACTCAAATATGAG TTTGAGTTGCCAGAGGATGCAAGGGCACGGGTAAAGAAAGTTTCAGTTATTCGTAACCTTTGCCAAAAG GTAGGCATAACCATTGCAGCTCGCAAATATGATCTTGACTCAGCATCACCTTTCCAAACAGCAGATATCTTAAATCTCCAACCTGTGGTGAAGCACTCAGTCCCTGTATGTTCAGAAGCAAAGGACCTTGTGGAAACAGGAAAGGTCCAACTGGCTGAG GGAATGCTCACTGAAGCCTACACATTATTTTCTGAAGCATTTTCAATACTTCAACAG GTGACAGGTCCAATGCATCGCGAGGTTGCAAATTGCTGTCG GTACCTTGCCATGGTTCTGTATCATGCAGGAGACATGGCTGGAGCCATAATGCAACAGCACAAGGAACTGATAATAAATGAACGTTGCTTGGGTTTGGACCACCCTGATACTGCTCACAG TTATGGCAATATGGCCCTTTTTTACCATGGGCTTAACCAAACAGAACTTGCACTAAGGCACATGTCCCGGGCATTGCTCCTCCTGAGTCTGTCATCTGGCCCAGACCACCCTGATGTTGCTGCAACTTTTATAAATGTAGCGATGATGTACCAGGACATAGGGAAGATGAACACTGCCCTTCGTTATCTGCAAGAAGCCTTGAAAAAGAATGAGAGGCTTCTGGGCGAGGAACACATTCAAACTGCTGTATGCTATCATGCTCTTGCCATTGCATTTAACTGTATGGGTGCTTTCAAGCTCTCTCACCAG CATGAGAAGAAAACCTATGAAATACTTGTCAAACAACTTGGAGAGGAGGATTCAAGGACGCGAGACTCCCAGAACTGGATGAAGACATTTAAGATGCGTGAGATCCAG CTAAATGCACAAAAGCAGAAAGGGCAAGCCTTGAATGCAGCATCTGCTCAAAAGGCTATTGATATCTTGAAG TCCAATCCTGACCTGATGCATGCATTCCAAGCTGCTGCCGCTGCTGGAGGGTCTGGGAGTTCTGGCGCTTCTGCCAGCAAATCCCTTAATGCAGCAGTGATCGGTGACGCCGTTCCCCGAGGAAGAGGAATTGACGAAAGGGCAGCCCGTGCTGCAGCTGAAGTCAGGAAGAAAGCTGCAGCAAGGGGCCTCTTAATACGCCCACATGGTGTTCCAGTCCAAGCTTTCCCACCACTCACCCAACTCCTCAACATTATCAACTCTGGTATGACCCCAGATGCTGTGGATAACGATGAAGCAGAAGCAGCAAAGAAAGAAGCCAATGGGCACCAAGGCAACGAACCAGCAGACTCAAAAAATGAACCACCACCCAAATCAGGGAAAGAACCAGCAGATGCCAAAAGTGAACAACCCAAATCAGGCAAAGACGATCAAGCTCCTGTTGGACTGGGCAAAGGCTTAGCCTCACTGGATGGCAAGAAGCAGAAAACAAAACCCAAGGTCGCAGCCTGA